From Lycium ferocissimum isolate CSIRO_LF1 chromosome 12, AGI_CSIRO_Lferr_CH_V1, whole genome shotgun sequence, one genomic window encodes:
- the LOC132039001 gene encoding serine hydroxymethyltransferase 4 → MDPVSAWGNEPLNTTDPEIFDLIEKEKRRQCRGIELIASENFTSFAVIEALGSALTNKYSEGMPGNRYYGGNEYIDQIENLTRSRALQAFHCDPTKWGVNVQPYSGSPANFAAYTAVLNPHDRIMGLDLPSGGHLTHGYYTSGGKKISATSIYFESLPYKLDSTTGYIDYDRLEEKALDFRPKLIICGGSAYPRDWDYKRFREVADKCGALLLCDMAHISGLVAAQEAANPFEYCDIVTTTTHKSLRGPRAGMIFYRKGPKPPKKGQPEDAVYDFEDKINFSVFPSLQGGPHNHQIGALAVALKQAMTPGFKAYAKQVKANAVALGNFLMSKGYKLVTSGTENHLVLWDLRPLGLTGNKVEKLCDLANITVNKNAVFGDSSALAPGGVRIGTPAMTSRGLLEKDFEQIGEFLHRAVTITLNIQKEHGKLLKDFNKGLVNNKEIEELKADVEKFSSSFDMPGFKMSEMKYKD, encoded by the exons ATGGATCCAGTTTCTGCATGGGGAAATGAACCTCTTAACACAACTGATCCAGAAATATTCGACcttatagaaaaagaaaaacgtCGTCAATGTCGTGGCATTGAACTCATTGCATCAGAAAACTTCACGTCATTTGCAGTAATTGAAGCACTTGGTAGTGCCTTAACAAATAAATATTCTGAAGGTATGCCTGGAAATCGTTATTACGGTGGCAATGAATACATAGACCAAATTGAAAATCTCACAAGGTCTCGCGCATTACAAGCATTTCATTGTGACCCTACAAAATGGGGTGTCAATGTTCAACCATATTCAG GTAGCCCTGCAAATTTCGCTGCGTATACAGCAGTATTAAACCCACATGATAGGATTATGGGTTTGGATTTACCATCTGGTGGGCATCTAACACATGGTTATTATACATCTGGTGGGAAAAAGATATCGGCTACTTCAATTTACTTTGAGAGTTTACCTTATAAGTTGGATTCGACAACTGGATATATTGATTACGATAGATTGGAAGAGAAAGCGTTGGATTTTAGACCTAAATTGATTATTTGTGGTGGTAGTGCTTACCCAAGAGATTGGGATTATAAAAGGTTTAGAGAAGTTGCTGATAAATGTGGGGCTCTTTTGCTTTGTGATATGGCTCATATTAGTGGACTTGTTGCAGCTCAG GAAGCAGCAAATCCATTTGAATATTGCGACATTGTTACTACCACTACTCACAAGAGCTTAAGAGGTCCACGGGCGGGTATGATTTTCTACCGCAAGGGTCCCAAACCACCCAAGAAGGGCCAGCCTGAGGATGCAGTTTATGATTTTGAAGACAAGATTAATTTTTCTGTTTTCCCCTCTCTCCAAGGTGGTCCCCACAACCACCAAATCGGTGCTTTAGCTGTGGCTCTGAAACAGGCAATGACTCCCGGTTTTAAGGCATATGCTAAGCAAGTTAAGGCCAATGCTGTTGCTCTTGGCAACTTCTTGATGAGTAAAGGATACAAGCTTGTCACTAGCGGGACCGAGAACCACCTCGTTCTTTGGGATCTTCGCCCTCTTGGTTTGACTG GTAACAAGGTGGAGAAGCTTTGTGACCTTGCCAACATTACTGTTAACAAGAATGCTGTATTTGGTGACAGCAGTGCTTTGGCACCTGGAGGTGTTCGTATTG GTACTCCCGCCATGACATCTAGGGGTTTGCTCGAAAAGGACTTTGAGCAGATCGGAGAGTTCCTTCACAGGGCTGTGACAATCACCTTGAACATCCAAAAGGAGCATGGAAAGCTTTTGAAGGACTTCAACAAAGGTCTTGTTAATAACAAGGAAATTGAAGAACTCAAAGCAGATGTTGAGAAATTTTCCTCATCTTTCGACATGCCCGGATTCAAAATGTCCGAAATGAAGTACAAGGACTAA